The Salvelinus sp. IW2-2015 linkage group LG6.2, ASM291031v2, whole genome shotgun sequence genome window below encodes:
- the LOC111965481 gene encoding neuronal acetylcholine receptor subunit alpha-9-II, which translates to MENYSNALRPVEDTDKALNVTLQITLSQIKDMDERNQVLIAYLWIRQTWHDAYLRWDKEDYDGLEVIRIPSSLVWRPDLVLYNKADDDFSGPVDTNVVLRYNGEITWDAPAITKSSCVVDVSYFPFDSQECNLTFGSWTYNGNQVDIAMGMDSGDLSDFVENVEWECHGMPATKNVIMYGCCSDPYPDITYTVLLQRRSSFYIFNLLLPCFLISFLAPLGFYLPADSGEKVSLGVTVLLALTVFQLMVAESMPPSESVPLIGKYYIATMTMITASTALTIFIMNIHFCGAEAKPVPHWAKVLIIDYMSKIFFVYEVGENCATATSSSSSSSSHFGQDDVHQPNVSPHHQANGKPEGNSGRENQYRHKHPRPQTPGPQRHSKPRHQHHITRDEKNHLSSSKYEGFESNRNLPLGDCCKEAPPCCPEDEKTAVVAAAVASVTFGPCVFCSHGSSLPGVDSKLVRNVEYIANCFREQRATCAKGAEWKRVAKVMDRFFMWIFFIMVFLMSILIIGKAP; encoded by the exons ATGGAGAACTACTCAAACGCCCTGCGGCCGGTGGAGGACACAGACAAAGCCCTGAACGTCACCCTGCAGATTACTCTCTCCCAGATCAAAGACATG gaCGAGAGGAACCAGGTATTGATAGCGTACCTGTGGATCCGTCAGACGTGGCACGATGCCTACCTGAGGTGGGACAAGGAGGACTACGATGGCCTGGAGGTCATACGTATCCCCAGCAGCCTGGTGTGGAGGCCTGACCTCGTCCTCTATAACAA GGCGGATGATGACTTCTCAGGGCCGGTAGACACTAACGTGGTGCTGCGCTATAATGGGGAGATAACATGGGATGCTCCGGCCATCACCAAGAGCTCCTGTGTGGTGGACGTGTCCTACTTCCCCTTCGACAGCCAGGAGTGCAACCTCACCTTTGGCTCCTGGACATACAACGGCAACCAG GTTGACATAGCCATGGGCATGGACAGCGGGGACCTGTCTGATTTCGTGGAGAACGTTGAATGGGAATGCCACGGCATGCCGGCCACCAAGAACGTCATTATGTACGGCTGCTGCTCCGACCCCTACCCTGACATCACGTACACCGTCCTGCTCCAGCGCCGTTCCTCCTTCTACATCTTTAACCTTCTCCTGCCCTGCTTCCTCATCTCCTTCCTGGCTCCGCTGGGCTTCTACCTGCCGGCTGACTCTGGGGAGAAGGTGTCCCTGGGGGTCACTGTGTTGCTGGCCCTGACTGTCTTCCAGCTCATGGTGGCCGAGAGTATGCCGCCGTCCGAGAGTGTGCCGCTTATTG GAAAGTACTACATCGCTACCATGACGATGATCACAGCCTCCACGGCTCTCACCATCTTCATCATGAACATCCATTTCTGTGGGGCCGAGGCCAAACCCGTCCCCCACTGGGCCAAAGTCCTCATCATCGACTACATGTCCAAGATCTTCTTTGTCTACGAGGTGGGAGAGAACTGTGCCActgccacctcttcctcctcctcctcctcatcacatTTTGGCCAGGACGATGTCCACCAACCCAACGTCAGCCCCCACCACCAGGCCAATGGGAAACCGGAGGGCAACAGCGGCCGAGAGAACCAGTACCGACACAAACACCCCAGACCCCAGACTCCTGGACCCCAACGTCACTCCAAGCCCCGACACCAACACCACATCACCAGAGATGAGAAGAACCATCTCTCCAGCTCCAAATACGAGGGCTTTGAGTCCAACAGGAACCTCCCCCTGGGGGATTGCTGCAAGGAAGCTCCGCCCTGCTGTCCGGAGGATGAAAAGACAGCCGTGGTCGCTGCTGCGGTGGCCTCAGTAACCTTTGGCCCCTGTGTGTTCTGTAGTCACGGCAGCAGCTTACCCGGGGTGGACTCCAAGCTGGTGCGGAACGTGGAGTACATTGCCAACTGCTTCCGGGAGCAGAGGGCCACCTGCGCCAAGGGGGCGGAGTGGAAGAGGGTTGCCAAGGTGATGGACAGGTTCTTCATGTGGATCTTTTTTATTATGGTCTTCCTCATGAGCATTCTAATCATCGGCAAGGCACCATGA